The Pediococcus claussenii ATCC BAA-344 genome segment TGAATCTTTGATGGGTAAGACAACTTGTTGCATAGTTTTAGCTCCTTAAAAAAATGATTTTTAGTACAAATTAAAGTACAATATTAAGTACAATGAAAGGGTGGTAAATATGACATTAGCACTAACACAGAGCGATTTTCGCGCTAACCTAAAAAAATATTTAGATCAAGTTAATGACGAAGACGAAACCGTTTATATTGCTCGTTCAAATAGTCGCGCAGTAGCCATCGTTTCACAAGAAAAAATGGACTGGCTAGAAAGAGCATTAAAAGCTAAAGAAGGTTCGTTAGAATATGCAATTGCACGTGATCAGTTAATTAAACGCCATGTTTTACCTGACGATGAAATTGTTGAATCAGATGATGATTATTGGGGTCAGTTTAAATAATGAAAAAACTAAGATTTAAACCACGTGCAACCTTTAATGCTGATCTAAAACGGTTAGCCAGTTTAGACAAATCTATTATTGATGAAGTTCGAGCAGCCATTGACCTGTTGCTTGAGCAACAACAATTACCACCAGAATTTGAAGATCATGAGCTTAATCGGCGAATGAGCGGTTATAATGAATTTCACTTACGAGATACCCCGAAAAATAAAACACCAAGCGAAACTAACGATGTCCTGGTGGTTTATACGATTGATAAAGATGAACTAGTCTTAATTGGCATTCGAGTCGGATCGCATGATCGTTTATTTCCTGGTCAAAATCGTTCCAAAAGGTATCGAAAAAATGACGAATAAGAGAAGTCATTTATTCCACATAAAAACAAATAACCCCCAACATCTACATTATAGATATTGGGGGTTATTTTAACAATGATTTTGAGGGGCGATTTTATAATTAGTGCTGGTAAAGGATGCAGTGCCATTGCCAGCGCCGCTTATAGAAGTGGTGAAAAATTATTTGATAATCAAGAAGGCCGCCACTATTTGGTATTTGACCAAGAAAACCGGTTCAGCAACGGTATTGAGCATTGCTACTATTTTAGGAATGCTGCCAATGATGATTCTTAGTCCGTTTGTTGGTCCTATGGTTGATCGGTGGAACAAAAAAGGCCTCCTAATTTTCCCGGACGTTTTTGCTGCCTGTTTCGCTATTATTCTTTCCGTATCCGGAACGGTCTTTCATGTATTTCCACTTTGGCTCATTTTTATTTCATTACTGATGCAGTCTTGTACGCAAACCTTCCAGATGCCAACGATTCAATCGGTAATGCCCACAATGGTGCCAGACAAAGAAATTACCCGTATGAACGGCCAACTGGGAATGGTGCAATCCGCGAATATGATTATTGCCCCAGCACTGGGCGCGTTTTTATTTGCGTTTATCCCCATCGAGTACTTGATTCTGTTAGACGTACTTGGGGCCATCATTGGGATTTGTATTTTAACGTGGGTTCAACAAATTCCTAACAATGAAAAAATTGATCAGCCAATGCATGTGCTCCACAACACCCGCTTGGGGATCAAACAACTTACGAACAACAAGGGCTTGTGGTACATTACGTTGATCGGCGCCGTCTTCACACTAACCTACATGCCTGCTGCCAGCATGTATCCACTCATGACCATGAAATACTTTCAGGGAACCGTTAGTCAGGCTGGCTTAATTGAAGCCATTTATTCAACTGGCATGCTAATCGGCGGCACTATCATTGGCCTCTTTGGTAAGTGGCAGGATCGGATGAAGCCCGTAATCATCGCGTTTTTCCTGGTTGGCATTCCAACCGGTATTAGCGGCATTTTGCCAGGTAACCAAACCGGATTTTTATGGTTTGCAGCTTTAAACATCATTGAAGGAATTGCGACCCCATTTTTTACAACGTTTTTAAT includes the following:
- a CDS encoding type II toxin-antitoxin system Phd/YefM family antitoxin; amino-acid sequence: MTLALTQSDFRANLKKYLDQVNDEDETVYIARSNSRAVAIVSQEKMDWLERALKAKEGSLEYAIARDQLIKRHVLPDDEIVESDDDYWGQFK
- a CDS encoding type II toxin-antitoxin system YafQ family toxin encodes the protein MKKLRFKPRATFNADLKRLASLDKSIIDEVRAAIDLLLEQQQLPPEFEDHELNRRMSGYNEFHLRDTPKNKTPSETNDVLVVYTIDKDELVLIGIRVGSHDRLFPGQNRSKRYRKNDE
- a CDS encoding MFS transporter, which encodes MEVVKNYLIIKKAATIWYLTKKTGSATVLSIATILGMLPMMILSPFVGPMVDRWNKKGLLIFPDVFAACFAIILSVSGTVFHVFPLWLIFISLLMQSCTQTFQMPTIQSVMPTMVPDKEITRMNGQLGMVQSANMIIAPALGAFLFAFIPIEYLILLDVLGAIIGICILTWVQQIPNNEKIDQPMHVLHNTRLGIKQLTNNKGLWYITLIGAVFTLTYMPAASMYPLMTMKYFQGTVSQAGLIEAIYSTGMLIGGTIIGLFGKWQDRMKPVIIAFFLVGIPTGISGILPGNQTGFLWFAALNIIEGIATPFFTTFLMAMIQQSYPAEELGRILGVLNSFLNLAGPIGLIFAGPLADVIGIERLFVIAGIGAAICGVVAVLMPITRQYDIRLHQKLAKLTEQPDK